A stretch of Synechococcus sp. MIT S9220 DNA encodes these proteins:
- the ndhO gene encoding NAD(P)H-quinone oxidoreductase subunit O, translated as MAETESSPAAAAKPPAPLKKGALVRVNRAAYAGSVESGASDPYPPAYIFDGPGELLVVKGDYGQVRWRRPVPDVWLRIDQLEPFA; from the coding sequence ATGGCAGAGACAGAGTCGAGCCCTGCAGCAGCTGCCAAGCCACCCGCTCCCCTAAAAAAAGGTGCGTTGGTGCGGGTCAACCGAGCGGCCTATGCCGGCAGTGTTGAATCCGGAGCCAGCGATCCTTATCCACCGGCTTACATCTTCGATGGTCCTGGAGAATTGTTGGTGGTGAAGGGCGACTACGGGCAGGTCCGCTGGCGGCGTCCGGTACCCGATGTCTGGTTGCGCATCGATCAGCTCGAGCCTTTCGCCTGA
- a CDS encoding glycosyltransferase family 39 protein codes for MGAGPFRVCLILIWLLSTVADRLWWGHHAGLPSWDQADYLNSALDHGRALGVLAGGGWQGWNALLDLSPKIPPLASLVNGTVMAVAGDAPSEAAWTLSFWNGLLLVSSAGWALQFLRPRRSARGFALLAASAVALAPMLLELRSDYVLELPLTALVTLALWRLGAWWSPRCGGHWWQALWAALAVTFSVLVKQSALLVLLPALGWSLVTAQRIGRGRRLQALAGLMLVLLSVFPWLRHNWITTLGGTNRAVIESAAREGDPGVFSLSGWLWYLRQVPLQIGPALLWIGLAGLVLLVVMRFRPRMATLSNQQDQADAWRWLVGTLFLGWLVTNLSPNKDPRYMAPLLPPLLVLLSRGWWQWGVWIRQRWPARSAWLPGLALTAGALVAIAPAWTAQYARLKPGNRHPLRSIVEKAGGADPVADPITLIVVPSTPDLNQHNVSYYGRRNGGQLVGRQLGGSTDHIQPVLDHANWVLLAEGDQGSVRRSARSLDQAVRKSGLFEEVEVFPRPQGGSYSLWKRRIDSTVPEGFEQRFPRLAAGLAQGPAGLDPVFSSVAIEHMLDGHFSYRAPLRRSALERLKQDPSDDSARWSLALLAVLTNRPAEAAHHFELLEASNSESPWPSAYRSVVLLAGWNPWSASSVASAAVERHGQHPILVSLESLAAVLGGAIWRLPEAVQSVPAAITTVEESLNPQAKGSS; via the coding sequence ATGGGTGCTGGGCCGTTCCGTGTCTGCCTGATCTTGATCTGGCTGTTGTCCACCGTTGCTGATCGTCTGTGGTGGGGCCATCACGCTGGTTTGCCGTCGTGGGATCAGGCGGATTACCTCAACAGCGCGCTTGACCATGGACGTGCTCTTGGCGTTCTGGCAGGAGGTGGTTGGCAAGGCTGGAACGCTCTCCTCGACCTCTCGCCAAAGATCCCCCCTCTGGCCTCGTTGGTGAACGGCACGGTGATGGCCGTTGCTGGCGACGCTCCTTCTGAAGCGGCATGGACGTTGAGCTTCTGGAATGGCTTGCTGCTGGTCTCCAGTGCCGGGTGGGCACTCCAGTTTCTGCGCCCAAGACGATCAGCCAGGGGATTCGCCTTGCTGGCTGCTTCGGCTGTAGCCCTGGCACCGATGCTGCTGGAACTCAGGAGCGATTACGTGCTTGAACTGCCCTTGACCGCTTTGGTCACGTTGGCGCTTTGGCGGCTGGGAGCTTGGTGGAGTCCGCGTTGCGGAGGTCACTGGTGGCAAGCCCTTTGGGCTGCGCTTGCTGTGACGTTCTCGGTTTTGGTGAAACAGAGCGCTCTTCTGGTGTTATTGCCTGCACTGGGTTGGTCACTTGTGACAGCCCAGCGCATCGGACGGGGCCGGCGACTGCAGGCGCTGGCGGGATTGATGTTGGTTTTGCTCTCAGTGTTCCCCTGGCTTCGGCATAACTGGATCACGACCCTTGGTGGCACCAATCGAGCGGTGATCGAGTCCGCGGCCCGAGAGGGTGACCCGGGGGTCTTCAGCTTGTCGGGCTGGCTCTGGTATTTGCGTCAGGTCCCCCTTCAGATCGGCCCGGCACTGCTGTGGATTGGGCTGGCTGGCCTTGTCTTGCTGGTCGTGATGCGTTTCAGACCACGGATGGCAACGCTCAGCAATCAACAGGATCAAGCGGATGCCTGGCGCTGGTTGGTGGGAACGCTGTTTCTGGGTTGGTTGGTGACCAATCTCAGCCCCAACAAAGACCCCCGTTACATGGCTCCGTTGTTGCCGCCATTGCTGGTATTGCTGAGCCGCGGCTGGTGGCAGTGGGGCGTGTGGATCCGTCAACGCTGGCCTGCCCGATCAGCCTGGCTGCCTGGATTGGCTCTCACTGCGGGAGCACTGGTTGCGATCGCACCAGCTTGGACTGCCCAATATGCACGCCTGAAACCAGGAAATCGGCATCCGCTGCGATCGATCGTTGAGAAAGCTGGTGGCGCGGATCCCGTCGCTGATCCAATCACCTTGATTGTTGTTCCCAGTACGCCTGATCTCAATCAGCACAATGTGAGTTACTACGGCCGCCGCAACGGAGGCCAGTTGGTGGGTCGCCAGCTCGGCGGAAGCACTGATCACATCCAGCCCGTGTTGGACCATGCCAACTGGGTCTTGCTTGCTGAAGGTGACCAGGGCTCGGTCCGCAGGTCTGCTCGTTCCTTGGATCAGGCCGTTCGTAAGAGCGGGCTCTTTGAGGAGGTGGAGGTATTTCCGCGTCCACAGGGAGGCAGTTACTCGCTCTGGAAGCGACGGATCGATTCAACGGTTCCCGAGGGTTTCGAGCAGCGGTTTCCTCGGCTCGCTGCAGGATTGGCGCAAGGACCTGCAGGGCTCGATCCCGTCTTCAGCAGTGTGGCGATCGAGCACATGCTTGACGGCCATTTCAGCTATCGAGCACCGCTCCGGCGGTCGGCTCTTGAGCGCCTCAAGCAGGATCCATCTGATGATTCTGCGCGCTGGAGTCTGGCTCTGCTGGCGGTCCTGACCAATCGGCCGGCTGAGGCTGCTCACCATTTCGAGCTGCTGGAGGCTTCCAACTCAGAAAGTCCCTGGCCTAGCGCTTATCGCAGCGTGGTTCTGCTGGCGGGCTGGAATCCCTGGTCTGCGTCCTCGGTGGCCTCAGCTGCAGTCGAGCGACATGGGCAACATCCCATTCTGGTGAGCCTTGAATCGCTCGCAGCTGTTCTTGGTGGAGCCATCTGGCGACTTCCTGAGGCTGTTCAGTCGGTGCCCGCCGCGATCACCACAGTTGAGGAATCGCTCAATCCTCAGGCGAAAGGCTCGAGCTGA